In Zingiber officinale cultivar Zhangliang chromosome 3B, Zo_v1.1, whole genome shotgun sequence, a single window of DNA contains:
- the LOC122055747 gene encoding uncharacterized protein LOC122055747 gives MGANDRICSPLTMAPRSATSVVVVFFFFLFNSSSAADAAAGGGGGGNDNLTAYEALASYDLPPGLLPQGALGYDLNAPTGAFSAYLNGTCSFSLDGSYQLRYKSTITGVISPGRLSDLHGVSVKILLFWVNIIEVRRLTDSLRFSVGIASADFAMSNFYISPRCGCGLNCPDDHDSYEAVRFPLRLPGLHRDAVSRS, from the coding sequence ATGGGGGCGAACGATCGCATCTGCTCGCCGTTGACGATGGCCCCTCGATCAGCCACTtccgtcgtcgtcgtcttcttcttcttcctgttcAATTCCTCCTCCGCCGCTGATGCCGccgccggcggcggcggcggcggcaatgACAATCTGACGGCCTATGAGGCCCTCGCATCGTACGACTTACCACCGGGACTTCTACCCCAGGGCGCCCTCGGGTATGACCTCAATGCTCCCACCGGAGCCTTCTCCGCCTACCTCAACGGCACCTGCAGTTTCTCCCTCGATGGCTCCTACCAGCTCCGCTACAAATCCACCATCACCGGCGTCATCTCGCCCGGCCGCCTCTCCGACCTCCACGGCGTCAGCGTCAAGATCCTCCTTTTCTGGGTCAACATCATCGAGGTCCGCCGCCTCACTGACTCCCTCCGCTTCTCCGTCGGCATCGCCTCCGCCGACTTCGCCATGAGCAACTTCTACATCTCCCCCCGCTGCGGCTGCGGCTTGAACTGCCCCGACGACCACGATTCGTATGAGGCTGTCCGGTTCCCCCTCCGACTCCCTGGCCTTCACCGCGATGCGGTGAGCCGTTCATGA